A part of Aegilops tauschii subsp. strangulata cultivar AL8/78 chromosome 2, Aet v6.0, whole genome shotgun sequence genomic DNA contains:
- the LOC109776368 gene encoding uncharacterized protein: MRKTVFDRLFHGVLSYDDYFILKKDVVGTIGFSGYHKCTATLRMLAHGMAADSWDEYLRMSERTFGDAMVSFATVVVGVFRPRYLREPTVADTERLLAISEARGWPGLLGSLDCMHWKWENCPKALQGQYRGHVKKPTIILEAVAPQDLWIWHAFFGMPGSHSGINVLQRSPLFARLTKGKAHPYQTVNGHEYNMSYYLVDVVRGPAKQWHLDTLWEVMKCCVIMHHIIVEDEGDDAAAALEFENMGDPIQLLDQNRATFEEFIRMHQQIQHRPTHKRLKEDLIEHQ; this comes from the exons ATGCGCAAGACTGTCTTCGATCGTTTGTTCCATGGCGTCCTATCCTATGATGACTACTTCATCCTGAAGAAAGACGTTGTGGGGACGATTGGGTTCTCTGGTTACCATAAGTGCACGGCCACACTCCGGATGCTTGCACATGGCATGGCCGCTGATTCATGGGACGAGTACCTACGTATGTCTGAGAGAACATTCGGAGATGCCATGGTCAGTTTTGCAACTGTAGTGGTCGGGGTGTTTAGACCACGGTACCTGAGAGAACCAACTGTGGCAGACACGGAGAGGCTGTTGGCAATCTCAGAAGCAAGAGGGTGGCCAGGTTTGCTTGGGTCTcttgactgcatgcattggaaatgggaGAACTGCCCGAAGGCTTTACAAGGGCAATATCGGGGTCATGTTAAGAAGCCCACCATAATTCTTGAAGCAGTTGCACCACAAGATCTTTGGATTTGGCACGCTTTCTTTGGCATGCCCGGGTCTCACAGCGGCATCAATGTGCTGCAGCGATCACCATTGTTTGCAAGGCTGACTAAAGGAAAAGCTCATCCTTACCAAACTGTCAATGGACATGAGTACAACATGAGCTACTATCTGGTTGACG TTGTTCGTGGACCTGCTAAACAATGGCATCTGGATACTTTGTGGGAGGTGATGAAatgttgtgtgatcatgcaccACATAATCGTCGAGGATGAGGGTGACGATGCTGCCGCAGCTCTAGAATTTGAGAACATGGGTGATCCTATCCAACTTCTAGACCAGAATCGGGCCACATTTGAAGAGTTTATTCGAATGCATCAACAAATTCAGCATCGACCAACTCACAAGCGACTGAAGGAAGATCTGATTGAGCATCAGTGA
- the LOC109760719 gene encoding septin and tuftelin-interacting protein 1 homolog 1-like — protein MVLTKTYCLANTAGVLVARLIGPVLQRWQPLWDPAMWLDVFVVLRNTLDDGSAMSPYVELVKDTVVPAVQALEWKTTDSERVRRFLAQWKDTLPPSAVQRILVEVVMPELTAEVESWDPRDAWRADCCHLLLRQWMPLAGPLLESLCVTVRHKLERALREWDDAGHALLSKSNLNLVAPWKALFGRASWEEFVDGIGVVRHLEQRLRSLRITPPKQNDDAFLEVIMKWAPLVRAEDMARLLEAEFFGRWRHALRHWLLAAKPATREAVEWCNGWGRAFTPELREDERVHARLEAGIDMVNSAAQGLEI, from the exons ATGGTGCTGACAAAG ACGTACTGCCTCGCGAACACGGCGGGCGTGCTCGTGGCGCGGCTCATTGGCCCGGTGCTCCAAAGGTGGCAGCCTCTTTGGGACCCAGCCATGTGGCTGGACGTGTTCGTCGTCCTAAGGAACACACTGGACGACGGGTCGGCCATGTCGCCGTACGTGGAGCTCGTCAAAGACACGGTGGTTCCGGCTGTCCAGGCCTTGGAGTGGAAGACCACGGACTCCGAGCGGGTGCGCCGCTTCCTGGCGCAGTGGAAGGACACACTGCCTCCTTCCGCCGTGCAGCGcatcctcgtagaggtcgtcatGCCGGAGCTGACCGCCGAAGTGGAGTCATGGGACCCGCGGGATGCCTGGCGGGCCGACTGCTGTCACCTCCTGCTTCGCCAGTGGATGCCGCTCGCCGGTCCACTGCTGGAGAGCCTATGCGTCACCGTGAGACACAAGCTTGAGAGGGCGCTGCGGGAATGGGACGACGCCGGCCACGCCTTGCTCTCCAAGTCCAACCTTAACCTGGTGGCGCCCTGGAAGGCCCTGTTCGGCCGGGCGAGCTGGGAGGAGTTCGTCGACGGGATCGGCGTCGTGCGGCACCTGGAACAGCGCCTGCGGAGCCTCCGGATCACGCCGCCGAAGCAGAATGACGACGCGTTCTTGGAGGTGATCATGAAGTGGGCGCCGCTCGTGCGGGCGGAGGACATGGCGCGGCTCCTGGAGGCCGAGTTCTTCGGCAGGTGGCGGCACGCGCTCCGTCACTGGCTGCTGGCCGCGAAACCCGCCACCAGAGAGGCCGTCGAGTGGTGCAACGGGTGGGGGCGCGCCTTTACGCCGGAGCTGCGCGAGGATGAGCGCGTGCATGCCCGCCTCGAGGCTGGCATAGACATGGTCAACAGTGCGGCGCAGGGGCTGGAGATTTAG